In Candidatus Baltobacteraceae bacterium, one DNA window encodes the following:
- a CDS encoding TPM domain-containing protein yields the protein MSFLFALLIAAALGNTPIPPTPTAYVTDPARVLDPATTASVNAELREYEQKTRHHIIVWIGQTTGDAALEDWTIRAAEKWKIGRKNADDGAILFAFMQDHRIRIEVGYGLEPVLTDARSAQIIARDMTPLMRRGDVDGAIRAGVDRMLLTITPDYAIGHAVRPEQTRSSESGNTNGGDVFFWVLFVALGLIVPLIRYVYVYARQGPRAAGQSWNRWYATGAGIGWSLGGFGGGGGSGGGGFSGGFGGGFGGGGASGGW from the coding sequence ATGAGCTTCCTGTTTGCGCTTCTCATCGCGGCGGCTCTTGGAAACACGCCCATCCCCCCGACGCCGACGGCCTACGTTACCGACCCGGCGCGAGTGCTCGACCCGGCCACGACCGCCTCCGTGAATGCGGAACTGCGCGAATACGAGCAAAAGACCCGGCACCACATCATCGTGTGGATCGGTCAGACGACGGGCGACGCGGCGCTCGAGGATTGGACGATTCGCGCCGCCGAAAAATGGAAGATCGGGCGCAAGAACGCCGACGACGGCGCGATCCTCTTCGCATTCATGCAAGACCATCGCATCCGCATCGAGGTGGGTTACGGGCTCGAGCCGGTTCTCACCGATGCCCGATCCGCGCAGATCATCGCGCGCGATATGACGCCCCTCATGCGCCGCGGCGATGTCGATGGCGCGATTCGGGCCGGGGTCGACCGCATGCTGCTGACGATCACCCCGGATTATGCCATCGGCCATGCGGTTAGGCCGGAGCAGACGCGATCGAGCGAAAGCGGCAATACGAATGGCGGCGACGTGTTTTTCTGGGTCCTGTTCGTCGCGCTCGGGCTTATCGTTCCGCTTATTCGTTACGTCTACGTCTACGCGCGGCAAGGACCGCGCGCGGCCGGTCAGTCGTGGAACCGTTGGTATGCGACGGGCGCCGGCATCGGCTGGTCGCTCGGCGGATTCGGCGGCGGCGGAGGTTCGGGCGGCGGCGGATTTAGCGGCGGCTTCGGAGGCGGCTTCGGCGGCGGAGGCGCGTCGGGCGGCTGGTAA
- a CDS encoding TPM domain-containing protein, protein MRALDGDRITQAIESQERATTGRIAVRIVPHVPEDPVADARAALHAAELHEGDDRNAIVFLVAPKARRFSVYGDRGIHERVGETFWKDVVAEMTPYFRNGEPTEGLIHGIARAGAVLREHFPK, encoded by the coding sequence ATGCGAGCGCTCGACGGCGACCGCATCACGCAGGCGATCGAGTCGCAGGAGCGAGCGACGACGGGCCGTATCGCCGTGCGTATCGTTCCGCACGTTCCCGAGGATCCGGTTGCCGATGCGCGCGCGGCGCTGCACGCCGCAGAGCTTCACGAGGGGGACGATCGCAATGCGATCGTCTTTCTCGTCGCACCGAAGGCCCGGCGCTTTTCCGTCTACGGCGACCGCGGAATCCACGAGCGGGTCGGTGAGACATTTTGGAAAGACGTCGTTGCGGAGATGACGCCGTATTTTCGCAACGGGGAGCCCACCGAAGGCTTGATTCACGGCATCGCGCGCGCGGGCGCCGTCTTACGCGAGCACTTTCCAAAATGA
- a CDS encoding LemA family protein, producing the protein MQEQSRPNRSYAGIIAIAVIVILGIWVFSSYNGLIASSQAVDAQWGQVQNVYQRRADLVPNLVATVKGAANFEKSTYVAVAQARASVGQLSPSAVQNAANDPAALAQYQHAQDTLGSALSRLLVVVERYPDLKANQNFLTLQSQLEGTENRIAVERRRYNLAAQSYNTRRSTFPTAIVAGMFGSRFPPKAYFQAGPQSQNAPTVTF; encoded by the coding sequence ATGCAAGAGCAGTCACGACCGAACCGTTCGTATGCCGGCATCATCGCGATCGCCGTTATCGTCATCCTCGGGATTTGGGTTTTCTCGTCGTACAACGGTCTGATCGCGTCGAGTCAGGCCGTCGACGCGCAATGGGGGCAGGTGCAGAACGTCTATCAGCGCCGCGCGGATCTCGTGCCGAACCTCGTCGCAACGGTAAAAGGCGCGGCCAATTTTGAGAAGAGCACGTACGTGGCGGTGGCGCAGGCGCGTGCGAGCGTCGGGCAACTATCGCCGTCCGCGGTCCAGAACGCGGCCAATGACCCGGCGGCGCTCGCGCAATACCAGCACGCCCAAGATACGCTGGGGTCGGCGCTCTCGCGGCTGCTCGTGGTCGTCGAGCGCTATCCCGACTTGAAAGCGAACCAGAACTTCCTCACGCTCCAGTCGCAGTTGGAAGGCACTGAGAATCGCATCGCGGTCGAACGCCGGCGGTACAACCTCGCCGCGCAATCGTATAATACGCGCCGCAGCACCTTCCCGACCGCCATCGTCGCCGGAATGTTCGGTTCGCGCTTCCCGCCGAAAGCCTACTTCCAAGCGGGCCCGCAGTCGCAGAACGCGCCGACGGTTACGTTCTGA
- the rplL gene encoding 50S ribosomal protein L7/L12, which produces MAVVEVIEQIDKLTVLELADLVKQLEEKYGVSAAAPVAMMAAGAGAAAAPAAEKTEFDVVLTEAGAEKIKVIKAVREITSLGLTEAKTFVESAPKAVKEGVSKDEAESVKKKLEEAGAKVEIK; this is translated from the coding sequence ATGGCAGTAGTCGAAGTCATCGAGCAAATCGATAAACTCACCGTCCTCGAACTCGCCGATCTGGTCAAACAGCTCGAAGAGAAGTACGGCGTCTCCGCCGCGGCCCCGGTCGCGATGATGGCCGCCGGTGCCGGCGCCGCCGCCGCTCCCGCCGCCGAGAAGACCGAATTCGACGTCGTCCTCACGGAGGCCGGCGCCGAGAAGATCAAGGTCATCAAGGCCGTTCGCGAGATCACGAGCCTCGGTCTCACCGAAGCCAAGACCTTCGTGGAGAGCGCCCCGAAGGCCGTCAAGGAAGGCGTCAGCAAAGACGAAGCCGAGAGCGTCAAGAAGAAGCTCGAGGAAGCCGGCGCGAAGGTCGAGATCAAGTAA
- the rplJ gene encoding 50S ribosomal protein L10 produces MPTARKETAVAELKVRLSESTNLFFTSYAGLTVEAITKLRGELRKDGSSYSVVKNTLFSIAAGDELAAQIEQFLAGPTGVVFAGEDPVAPAKALKTFADENKSLEIKAAYIDGKVVDVAQVNALAALPPKIELIAKMIGSLASPLRGLVTVLSGNQSGLVRALNAIREQKEAAGSNA; encoded by the coding sequence ATGCCAACCGCTAGAAAAGAGACCGCCGTTGCGGAACTGAAAGTGCGACTCTCCGAGTCGACCAATCTGTTCTTCACCAGCTACGCGGGCTTGACCGTCGAAGCGATCACGAAACTTCGCGGTGAGCTGCGCAAAGACGGCAGCTCGTACTCGGTCGTAAAAAATACCCTGTTCTCGATCGCTGCGGGTGACGAACTCGCCGCCCAAATCGAGCAATTTCTCGCCGGTCCGACCGGCGTGGTCTTTGCCGGCGAAGATCCCGTAGCGCCGGCAAAAGCGCTCAAAACGTTTGCCGACGAGAACAAATCGCTCGAAATCAAAGCCGCTTACATCGATGGCAAGGTCGTCGACGTGGCGCAGGTCAACGCGCTCGCCGCGTTGCCGCCGAAGATCGAACTGATCGCCAAGATGATCGGTTCGCTTGCCAGCCCGCTGCGTGGACTCGTTACCGTCCTGTCGGGCAATCAGAGCGGACTCGTCCGCGCACTCAATGCGATCCGCGAGCAAAAAGAAGCCGCGGGTTCGAACGCCTAA
- the rplA gene encoding 50S ribosomal protein L1: MARVHGKRFDNVVKTFDRKQLFDAAEAVSLVKKNANAKFDETVEAHIRLGVDPKKSDQNVRGTVLLPHGTGRTVRVIAFAKGDKAREAEAAGADLVGEADLIEKVKGGFTEFDVAVATPDMMAAVGKELGRVLAQKMPNPKSGTVSANIGSAIKDIKAGKVEYRLDKTGIVHTIVGKASFDEAQLAENVGVLLDAIIRAKPPAAKGTYLRSITLTSTMGPGVKVDPNRVRVQVNA; this comes from the coding sequence ATGGCGCGCGTTCATGGCAAACGGTTTGACAACGTCGTCAAAACGTTCGACCGCAAGCAGCTCTTCGACGCAGCCGAGGCCGTCTCGCTCGTGAAGAAGAACGCAAATGCGAAGTTCGACGAAACCGTCGAAGCACACATCCGTCTAGGCGTGGACCCGAAGAAGAGCGATCAAAACGTGCGCGGCACGGTGCTCTTGCCGCACGGCACGGGACGCACCGTACGCGTCATCGCGTTCGCCAAGGGCGATAAAGCGCGCGAGGCGGAGGCCGCGGGTGCCGATCTCGTTGGCGAAGCGGATTTGATCGAAAAGGTTAAGGGCGGATTCACCGAGTTCGACGTTGCGGTTGCAACGCCGGATATGATGGCTGCCGTCGGTAAAGAACTGGGTCGCGTGCTCGCGCAGAAGATGCCGAACCCGAAATCGGGCACGGTCTCGGCGAACATCGGTTCGGCGATCAAAGACATCAAAGCCGGTAAGGTGGAATATCGCCTCGACAAGACCGGCATCGTGCACACGATCGTCGGCAAGGCCAGCTTCGACGAAGCGCAATTAGCGGAGAACGTCGGCGTGCTGCTCGATGCGATCATCCGCGCGAAACCGCCGGCCGCGAAGGGCACGTACCTGCGCAGCATCACGCTGACCAGCACCATGGGCCCGGGCGTCAAAGTAGACCCCAATCGCGTCCGCGTTCAAGTCAACGCCTAA
- the rplK gene encoding 50S ribosomal protein L11, with the protein MAKKVVGKIGLQIPAGKATPAPPIGPALGPYSLNIMDFCKQYNERTSSQAGMIIPVEITVYEDRTFTFITKTPPASFLIKQALKIESGSKEPNRNKVGKLTNAQLEEIAKIKMPDINANDMKAAKLIVAGTARSMGVEVDA; encoded by the coding sequence ATGGCAAAGAAGGTCGTAGGCAAAATCGGCCTGCAGATCCCGGCCGGTAAAGCGACCCCGGCACCGCCGATCGGTCCGGCGCTCGGCCCCTACAGCTTGAATATCATGGACTTCTGCAAGCAGTACAACGAACGTACGTCCTCGCAGGCGGGCATGATCATTCCGGTCGAGATTACGGTTTACGAAGACCGCACGTTCACGTTTATCACGAAGACGCCGCCGGCATCGTTCCTGATCAAACAGGCGCTCAAGATCGAATCCGGTTCGAAAGAGCCCAATCGCAATAAGGTCGGGAAGCTGACCAACGCGCAACTCGAAGAGATTGCGAAAATCAAGATGCCGGACATCAATGCTAACGACATGAAGGCTGCGAAGCTGATCGTCGCCGGCACCGCGCGCTCGATGGGCGTAGAGGTGGACGCATAA
- a CDS encoding VOC family protein, with protein sequence MYISAISLFVNDTDRAAAFFTEKLGWELKRNDPMGEGMRWMTVAPPDARTAFVLVKGFGNWSQEKVGGWTGVVIEVDDVFATNAAWSAKGVEFTEAPSVQFYGGWAQFKDSEGNEFGLHSQAPANG encoded by the coding sequence TTGTATATCTCGGCGATCAGCCTCTTCGTCAACGACACGGATCGCGCGGCAGCGTTTTTCACCGAGAAACTTGGGTGGGAACTCAAGCGCAACGATCCGATGGGCGAAGGGATGCGCTGGATGACGGTCGCGCCGCCGGATGCGCGAACGGCATTCGTGCTGGTGAAGGGCTTCGGCAACTGGTCGCAAGAGAAGGTCGGCGGCTGGACCGGCGTGGTGATTGAAGTCGACGACGTTTTCGCGACGAATGCGGCTTGGAGCGCGAAGGGCGTCGAATTCACCGAGGCGCCGAGCGTGCAGTTTTACGGCGGCTGGGCGCAGTTCAAGGACTCGGAAGGTAACGAGTTCGGCCTGCACAGTCAGGCGCCCGCGAACGGTTAA
- the nusG gene encoding transcription termination/antitermination protein NusG yields the protein MIHTYSGYENKVKANLERRIHSMNMQDKIFRVLVPMEDEVEFKDGKRKITPKKVFPGYVLVEMDMDDQSWYVVRNTSGVTGFVGSPGAGEKPVPLQDKEVKTILKQMGIETPKLKIDFKKGDRVKVTSGPFFDFTGVVDEIAPEKEKVRALISIFGRETPVELEFYQIEKV from the coding sequence GTGATCCACACGTATTCCGGCTACGAGAACAAGGTGAAAGCCAATCTCGAGCGGCGCATTCACTCGATGAACATGCAGGATAAAATCTTCCGCGTGCTCGTTCCGATGGAAGACGAAGTCGAGTTCAAGGACGGCAAGCGCAAGATCACCCCGAAGAAAGTCTTCCCCGGCTACGTGCTCGTCGAGATGGATATGGACGACCAGTCGTGGTACGTGGTTCGTAACACGTCGGGCGTGACGGGATTCGTCGGCAGTCCCGGCGCGGGCGAGAAGCCGGTCCCCCTTCAAGACAAAGAAGTCAAGACGATCCTCAAGCAGATGGGCATCGAAACGCCCAAGCTCAAGATCGACTTCAAAAAGGGCGATCGCGTCAAAGTTACGTCGGGACCGTTCTTCGACTTCACGGGCGTGGTCGACGAAATCGCCCCGGAAAAAGAGAAAGTTCGCGCGCTCATCTCGATCTTCGGTCGCGAAACCCCGGTCGAGCTGGAGTTCTATCAGATCGAAAAGGTCTAG
- the secE gene encoding preprotein translocase subunit SecE: MNKASGGTKNRDGGKKPSALNRSAATANQRTNRVGPQEFVRGIVLELRRVTWPTRDEWVSATVLTVLLVVGIGLFTWLCDQLFTLLFSTIHPQ; this comes from the coding sequence ATGAACAAGGCTTCCGGCGGCACGAAAAATCGTGACGGCGGTAAAAAACCGAGCGCGCTCAACCGGAGCGCGGCAACCGCGAACCAGCGCACGAATCGCGTCGGACCGCAGGAGTTCGTGCGCGGAATCGTGCTCGAGTTGCGCCGCGTCACCTGGCCGACCCGCGACGAATGGGTCTCGGCAACCGTACTCACCGTTCTGCTTGTAGTCGGCATCGGGCTCTTTACGTGGCTTTGCGATCAGCTCTTCACGTTGCTCTTTTCGACGATCCACCCACAGTAA
- the rpmG gene encoding 50S ribosomal protein L33, which translates to MAKKENRVMVVMACTECKRRNYNTQKNKQKTTDRMELSKYCRFCRGHKAHRETK; encoded by the coding sequence GTGGCTAAAAAAGAGAATCGCGTTATGGTTGTGATGGCGTGCACCGAGTGCAAGCGCCGCAACTACAACACGCAAAAAAATAAGCAAAAGACAACGGATCGCATGGAGTTGAGCAAATATTGCCGCTTCTGCCGCGGTCACAAAGCGCACCGCGAAACGAAGTAG
- a CDS encoding GAF domain-containing protein, which translates to MSPSGQHAVYPVDYDLLERQVGSLLEGERDFIANAANFAAFLFHELPAVNWAGFYFPDEDGLVLGPFGGKPACTRLPEGRGVCGAAFAQARGVIVDDVAAVADHIACDSASRSELVVPLLLDGRAVGVFDVDSPVVGRFAPADLNGLERLTARFVGLVSVPERYRRSQAAATHLNERIDIQTCRDHHVVIRYLADQLGAAGATDAALPLLKRLRAVLVTHLKLEDDWLYPNLAKSDNEFVRRKAERYGREMGGLRDHFHALWQTWQKDGAIGESAPVWLREWAIFQRALVARIANEDHDLYMAAEADFGV; encoded by the coding sequence ATGAGCCCTTCCGGTCAGCACGCCGTTTATCCGGTCGACTACGATCTCCTCGAGCGCCAGGTCGGCTCTTTGCTCGAGGGGGAGCGCGACTTCATCGCCAACGCGGCGAACTTCGCGGCGTTCCTCTTTCACGAACTGCCGGCGGTGAACTGGGCGGGGTTCTACTTCCCCGACGAGGATGGCCTCGTGCTCGGGCCCTTCGGCGGGAAGCCGGCCTGCACGCGGTTACCCGAAGGGCGCGGCGTTTGCGGGGCGGCCTTCGCGCAGGCGCGGGGCGTGATCGTTGACGACGTCGCCGCGGTCGCCGATCATATCGCCTGCGACTCGGCGTCGCGCTCCGAACTCGTCGTGCCGCTCCTGCTGGACGGACGCGCAGTAGGCGTGTTTGACGTGGATAGCCCCGTGGTCGGCAGGTTCGCGCCGGCCGACCTCAACGGACTCGAACGCCTGACTGCGAGATTCGTGGGACTCGTCTCGGTTCCCGAACGCTATCGCCGTTCGCAAGCCGCCGCGACGCATCTCAACGAGCGCATCGACATCCAAACCTGTCGCGATCATCACGTGGTCATTCGCTACCTCGCCGACCAGTTAGGCGCGGCCGGCGCCACCGACGCCGCGCTGCCGCTGCTCAAGCGCCTTCGCGCGGTGCTCGTCACGCATTTGAAACTCGAAGACGATTGGCTCTATCCAAATCTCGCGAAGAGCGATAACGAATTCGTGCGCCGCAAGGCCGAACGCTACGGTCGCGAGATGGGTGGTTTGCGAGATCACTTCCACGCGCTGTGGCAAACGTGGCAAAAAGACGGAGCCATTGGCGAGAGCGCGCCGGTATGGCTTCGAGAGTGGGCGATCTTCCAACGCGCGCTCGTCGCGCGCATCGCGAATGAGGATCACGATCTCTACATGGCCGCGGAGGCGGATTTCGGCGTCTAA
- a CDS encoding VOC family protein, whose product MAEVSGIAFAMYPVTDMPRSLAFYREVLGLKPSGLNWESWVEFEVGGATFGIGDFEQVGKPGTAQSLALEIADLPGFRKLLSERGVESSEPHETPLCFISMVSDPDGNQIWLHQSKPR is encoded by the coding sequence ATGGCCGAAGTCTCCGGCATCGCGTTTGCGATGTATCCCGTAACCGATATGCCGCGCTCGCTCGCGTTTTACCGGGAGGTGCTTGGCCTCAAGCCGTCCGGTCTGAACTGGGAGTCTTGGGTCGAGTTCGAGGTTGGGGGCGCGACCTTCGGCATCGGAGACTTCGAGCAGGTGGGCAAGCCGGGGACGGCGCAGTCGCTCGCGCTCGAGATTGCCGATCTGCCTGGATTTCGCAAGCTGCTTTCCGAGCGCGGAGTTGAATCGAGCGAGCCGCACGAAACGCCGCTGTGTTTTATCTCGATGGTGAGCGATCCCGACGGCAATCAGATCTGGCTGCACCAGTCGAAGCCCCGCTAG
- a CDS encoding GNAT family N-acetyltransferase, translating to MAAITIVRADPAHLEAVLPLVAAYREFYNQRSAPSRERAFVAAHLRDRTSVVFLAAIDGVAVGFVQLFATASTVQLGTGYILEDLFVVPEARRGGVAGALIERALNHAHENGAVGMFLETASDNAPAQALYERLGWTREGRFLKYNAPL from the coding sequence ATGGCCGCCATAACGATCGTTCGCGCGGACCCCGCGCATCTCGAGGCAGTGTTGCCCCTGGTCGCTGCGTACCGCGAATTTTACAACCAGCGCAGCGCGCCGTCGCGCGAACGGGCGTTCGTCGCCGCCCATCTGCGCGATCGAACGAGCGTCGTGTTCCTTGCAGCGATTGACGGCGTGGCCGTCGGATTCGTTCAACTTTTTGCGACGGCGTCGACCGTACAGCTGGGCACCGGATACATTCTGGAGGATCTCTTCGTTGTGCCGGAGGCGCGCCGGGGAGGCGTTGCCGGCGCGCTGATCGAGCGCGCTCTGAACCATGCGCACGAGAATGGAGCGGTCGGAATGTTCCTGGAGACCGCGAGCGACAACGCGCCTGCCCAAGCACTCTACGAGCGGCTCGGTTGGACGCGCGAGGGGCGTTTCCTCAAGTATAACGCGCCCTTGTAA
- the sigH gene encoding RNA polymerase sporulation sigma factor SigH → MTHPATDGLEYHERADEDLVAIAKSGDNLAMEFLLNKYKNFVRIKAKSYFLIGADREDIIQEGMIGLYKAVRDFKADKLSSFRAFAELCITRQIITAIKTATRQKHIPLNQYISLNKPIYDEDSERTLLDVMASQKTSDPEELVINQEVSQDIKERIQENLSELESQVLLSYLEGKSYQEMARDLGRHVKSIDNALQRVKRKIEKNLSEIELP, encoded by the coding sequence ATGACCCATCCAGCGACGGATGGTTTGGAATACCACGAGCGGGCGGACGAGGATTTAGTCGCCATCGCCAAATCGGGCGACAATCTGGCGATGGAGTTTCTGCTCAACAAATATAAGAATTTCGTGCGTATCAAGGCGAAGAGCTATTTTCTCATCGGTGCGGATCGCGAAGATATCATTCAAGAGGGCATGATCGGTCTCTATAAGGCCGTCCGTGACTTCAAGGCCGACAAACTTTCGAGCTTTCGTGCCTTTGCCGAGCTGTGTATCACGCGCCAGATCATCACCGCGATCAAGACCGCGACGCGCCAGAAGCACATCCCGCTCAATCAATACATCTCGCTGAACAAGCCGATCTACGACGAAGACAGCGAACGCACGCTGCTCGACGTGATGGCATCGCAGAAGACCTCGGATCCCGAAGAACTCGTGATCAATCAGGAGGTCTCGCAAGACATCAAAGAACGCATTCAGGAGAACCTCTCGGAGCTGGAATCGCAGGTTCTGCTTTCGTATCTCGAAGGCAAGAGCTATCAGGAGATGGCGCGCGACCTCGGCCGCCACGTGAAGTCAATCGACAACGCCCTCCAACGCGTCAAACGCAAGATCGAAAAAAACCTCTCCGAAATCGAACTTCCGTAA
- the rlmB gene encoding 23S rRNA (guanosine(2251)-2'-O)-methyltransferase RlmB: protein MDRRRITGRSSPRPARRELPDLDDVMYGIHAVDEALAAGEKLRKIHIGEDRRRDPIVRRMLERARELDVNVRFEEPRFFTQFPYKAHQSVIAFGAPFPYVTLEEAIGQRRGQGPALYVILDHITDPHNAGAIIRSAECAGADAVIMPERRAAGVNATVRKAAAGAAAHIPIARVANVADAIRKLKKANVWVAGADVGEGAVDFTKADLARDLALVIGAEGEGVSSLVKRECDYLVTIPMLGRIDSLNASVAAGVLLYEAVRQRRLAG from the coding sequence GTGGACCGTCGCCGGATAACCGGCCGCAGCAGCCCGCGACCGGCGCGCCGCGAATTGCCCGACCTCGACGACGTGATGTACGGGATTCACGCGGTCGACGAGGCGTTGGCCGCGGGGGAGAAGCTGCGCAAGATCCATATCGGTGAGGACCGTCGGCGCGATCCCATCGTGCGGCGCATGCTCGAGCGCGCGCGCGAACTCGACGTCAACGTGCGCTTCGAAGAGCCGCGATTCTTCACCCAATTTCCGTACAAGGCGCACCAGAGCGTCATCGCTTTCGGCGCGCCGTTTCCGTACGTCACGTTGGAAGAAGCGATCGGTCAACGGCGCGGGCAGGGTCCGGCGCTCTACGTGATTCTCGATCACATCACGGACCCGCACAACGCCGGAGCGATCATTCGCAGCGCCGAGTGTGCGGGCGCGGACGCGGTCATCATGCCGGAGCGGCGCGCGGCCGGGGTGAACGCCACCGTCCGTAAGGCCGCCGCCGGTGCCGCCGCGCACATTCCGATCGCGCGCGTGGCGAACGTCGCCGACGCGATCCGCAAGCTTAAGAAGGCCAACGTCTGGGTGGCGGGGGCCGATGTAGGTGAGGGCGCCGTCGATTTCACCAAGGCCGACCTCGCTCGCGACTTGGCGCTCGTCATCGGAGCGGAGGGGGAGGGGGTCTCTTCCCTGGTCAAGCGAGAGTGCGATTACTTGGTAACGATTCCGATGCTCGGCCGTATCGACTCGCTCAACGCCTCGGTTGCAGCGGGGGTTCTGCTGTATGAAGCGGTCCGCCAAAGGCGCTTAGCCGGGTAA
- the cysS gene encoding cysteine--tRNA ligase yields the protein MPLKLYNTRTRGVEIFSPLRAGQVRMYVCGLTPSAQAHLGHARSFLFFDVLRRYLAHCGYAVTYVQNVTDIDDRSINRGIETGEDWHEIVAGYYADFKTSMRKLDVREPDHEPFATQFIPQIVEAIEALIARGYAYVSRDGVYYRVSKFAGYGKLSNRKIDELESGARIEIDEHKDDPLDFALWKFAKPGEPRWPSPWGDGRPGWHIECSVMSHDLLDPAGAGFDIHGGGADLIFPHHENEIAQSEPLMAHPPMANLWVHGGLLLFDNKKMSKSLGNFEPLSALLARHDPQAIRLLFLQTGYSKVMNLTEESIAGATVSLDRLKAAYRKLARADAPPYTPGDLTARVNAALENDMNTAGALAELHVFAANAENGQANGAAFAEFAYLLALLGLEPTAAWQHETVAELPADFIERLRTEVGADISLNGSQRAADAIEHLIDLRTQARARKDWAMSDRLRDALLRSGVALKDSKEGTTWTVAG from the coding sequence ATGCCGCTAAAGCTGTATAACACGCGCACGCGCGGCGTCGAGATATTCTCGCCGCTACGCGCCGGGCAGGTACGCATGTACGTTTGCGGATTGACTCCCTCGGCGCAAGCGCATCTCGGACACGCGCGCTCGTTTCTCTTTTTCGACGTGCTGCGTCGCTATCTGGCGCACTGCGGGTACGCCGTAACCTACGTGCAGAACGTGACCGACATCGACGATCGCAGCATCAACCGCGGTATCGAGACCGGCGAAGATTGGCACGAGATCGTGGCCGGCTACTATGCGGACTTCAAAACGTCGATGCGCAAGCTCGACGTTCGCGAGCCCGACCACGAGCCGTTCGCGACGCAATTCATCCCGCAGATCGTCGAAGCGATCGAAGCGCTAATCGCGCGCGGATACGCCTACGTTTCCAGGGACGGCGTCTATTACCGCGTTTCGAAGTTTGCCGGGTACGGTAAATTGAGCAATCGGAAGATCGACGAACTCGAATCGGGAGCGCGTATCGAGATCGACGAGCACAAGGACGATCCGCTCGATTTCGCGCTTTGGAAGTTCGCCAAACCGGGCGAGCCGCGCTGGCCTTCACCGTGGGGCGATGGCCGGCCGGGTTGGCATATCGAGTGCTCGGTGATGTCGCACGACTTGCTCGATCCCGCCGGCGCCGGGTTCGATATCCACGGCGGCGGTGCCGATCTGATCTTTCCGCATCACGAGAACGAAATCGCGCAAAGCGAGCCGCTGATGGCGCATCCGCCGATGGCCAACCTGTGGGTGCACGGCGGCCTACTGCTCTTCGACAATAAGAAGATGAGCAAGTCGCTCGGCAATTTCGAGCCGCTCTCCGCGCTGCTCGCGCGGCACGATCCGCAGGCGATCCGGCTGCTCTTTTTGCAGACCGGCTACAGCAAGGTGATGAACTTGACCGAGGAATCGATCGCCGGTGCGACGGTTTCGCTGGACCGGTTGAAGGCCGCCTATCGCAAACTCGCCCGCGCCGACGCGCCGCCCTATACGCCGGGCGATCTTACGGCGCGCGTGAACGCCGCGCTGGAGAACGATATGAATACGGCGGGCGCTCTTGCGGAGCTGCACGTGTTTGCCGCCAATGCCGAAAACGGGCAAGCGAACGGCGCCGCTTTCGCCGAATTCGCCTATCTGCTCGCGCTGCTCGGCCTCGAGCCGACCGCGGCCTGGCAGCACGAGACCGTCGCCGAATTGCCCGCAGATTTCATCGAACGGTTGCGCACTGAGGTGGGAGCTGATATTTCGTTGAACGGCTCGCAACGAGCGGCCGACGCGATCGAACATCTCATAGACCTTCGCACGCAGGCGCGTGCTCGGAAAGATTGGGCCATGTCGGATCGTCTACGCGACGCGCTGCTGCGCAGCGGCGTCGCACTCAAAGACTCGAAAGAGGGTACCACGTGGACCGTCGCCGGATAA